The Synchiropus splendidus isolate RoL2022-P1 chromosome 11, RoL_Sspl_1.0, whole genome shotgun sequence genome contains a region encoding:
- the si:dkeyp-72g9.4 gene encoding uncharacterized protein si:dkeyp-72g9.4 → MRPRSRLLSKRGLLLPTIREGSEETVRELNETNTLRSHSVSSEDYLLSICHLALPTFPSRDVSSHPSHHAAQRRLRLTPRGRLLEEEEEEEEEAEGVKNNLGCGSADPLEYLYGQQNTAGGGRREVGSRSHSIPSTSNPGLPWQRKNSCPEFHTTIPNTSPKHRPQTRRGGPAGGERSSPALKQSLISQWISECRSAWREARVRACMLPAIAEI, encoded by the coding sequence ATGCGTCCACGCTCCAGACTTCTGTCCAAGAGAGGACTCCTGCTGCCGACCATCAGAGAAGGCTCGGAGGAGACGGTCCGAGAGCTGAACGAGACCAACACGCTGCGCAGCCACTCGGTCTCCTCAGAGGACTACCTCCTGTCTATCTGCCACCTGGCGCTGCCCACGTTCCCCAGCAGAGATGTGTCCAGCCATCCCTCGCACCATGCTGCCCAGCGACGGCTGCGACTGACTCCAAGAGGGAGGCTCctcgaagaggaggaggaggaggaggaagaggcggaGGGGGTGAAAAACAACCTGGGGTGCGGGAGCGCAGATCCACTGGAGTACCTTTACGgacaacaaaacacagctggagGGGGGCGCAGGGAGGTGGGCTCCAGGTCACACAGCATCCCCAGCACCTCCAACCCAGGTCTCCCATGGCAACGCAAGAACAGCTGTCCAGAGTTTCACACCACCATTCCCAACACATCCCCCAAACACCGACCGCAGACCAGGAGAGGAGGCCCTGCcggaggagagagaagcagcCCGGCCCTCAAACAGTCCCTCATCTCTCAGTGGATCTCTGAGTGCCGCTCGGCCTGGAGGGAGGCCCGAGTCCGCGCCTGCATGCTGCCAGCTATCGCTGAAATCTAA